In one Nicotiana tomentosiformis chromosome 6, ASM39032v3, whole genome shotgun sequence genomic region, the following are encoded:
- the LOC104107503 gene encoding uncharacterized protein, with amino-acid sequence MLEQLLIFTRGGLILWTCKELGNALRGSPIDTLIRSCLLEERSGAASYNYDAPGAAYTLKWTFHNELGLVFVAVYQRILHLLYVDELLAMVKREFSEIYDPKKTVYNEFDDVFKQLRKEAEARAEEMKKSKQVGKPVTNNLGKKQGQVQKGIMNGGNQKKSGPESGSDGGDSDKVKSRAMENGHSNGSNGNGVVQANGKENGSSDSGAFDVNKLQKLRAKGVKKTDTVIKGSKATDTIVKGSKAEPTKKIKKNRVWDDSPTESKLDFTDPMSENGNENIAVVAAVQGESMMDKEEIVSSDSETEEDEEPGKDSKVEAKKKGWFSSMFQSIAGKANLEKADLEPALKALKDRLMTKNVAEEIAEKLCESVAASLEGKKLASFTRISSTVQAAMEEALVRILTPKRSIDILRDVHAAKEQGKSYVVVFVGVNGVGKSTNLAKVAYWLQQHNINVMMAACDTFRSGAVEQLRTHARRLQIPIFEKGYEKDPAIVAKEAIQEANRNGSDVVLVDTAGRMQDNEPLMRALSKLIYVNSPDLILFVGEALVGNDAVDQLSKFNQKLGDLSPSPNPRLIDGILLTKFDTIDDKVGAALSMVYISGAPVMFVGCGQSYTDLKKLNVKSIVKTLLK; translated from the exons ATGTTAGAGCAGTTACTGATATTCACTAGAGGGGGCTTGATCCTCTGGACATGTAAAGAGCTTGGAAATGCTCTCAGAGGTTCTCCAATTGACACGTTGATTCGTTCATGTCTTTTGGAGGAACGTTCAGGTGCTGCTTCATATAATTATGATGCACCAGGAGCTGCATACACTCTTAAATGGACGTTTCACAATGAACTGGGGCTTGTGTTTGTTGCTGTGTATCAGCGAATTCTTCATCTTTTGTATGTGGATGAATTGCTTGCTATGGTTAAGCGGGAATTCTCGGAGATTTATGACCCCAAAAAGACTGTTTACAATGAATTTGATGATGTTTTTAAGCAGCTTAGGAAGGAGGCTGAGGCGCGTGCTGAGGAAATGAAGAAGTCGAAGCAGGTCGGCAAGCCTGTCACCAATAATCTAGGTAAGAAGCAAGGACAAGTGCAAAAGGGCATTATGAATGGAGGTAATCAAAAAAAGAGTGGTCCTGAATCAGGAAGTGATGGTGGTGATAGCGATAAAGTAAAAAGTCGTGCCATGGAAAATGGCCATTCTAACGGTAGTAATGGAAATGGAGTAGTACAGGCTAACGGTAAAGAGAATGGAAGTTCTGATTCTGGGGCTTTTGATGTAAATAAGCTACAGAAGCTTAGGGCTAAAGGTGTGAAGAAAACTGATACTGTTATAAAGGGTTCCAAGGCAACCGATACCATTGTAAAGGGTTCCAAGGCAGAGCCTACAAAAAAGATAAAGAAGAACAGAGTCTGGGATGATTCACCTACCGAGTCAAAATTGGATTTCACGGATCCTATGAGTGAGAATGGGAATGAGAATATTGCAGTTGTGGCAGCAGTTCAAGGTGAGAGTATGATGGACAAAGAGGAGATTGTGAGTAGTGATAGTGAGACCGAGGAGGATGAGGAGCCAGGGAAAGACAGCAAGGTCGAGGCAAAGAAGAAAGGTTGGTTCTCATCCATGTTCCAGAG TATCGCCGGAAAGGCTAATTTGGAGAAGGCCGACTTAGAACCAGCTTTAAAAGCTCTTAAGGACCGGCTGATGACAAAGAATGTG GCCGAGGAAATTGCTGAAAAGCTTTGTGAATCAGTTGCGGCAAGTCTGGAGGGTAAAAAACTTGCctcatttacaagaatttcttcgACAGTTCAG GCAGCAATGGAGGAGGCCCTTGTTCGCATCTTAACTCCTAAACGCTCGATTGATATATTGAGGGATGTTCATGCCGCAAAGGAGCAAGGGAAATCATATGTTGTGGTTTTTGTAGGAGTTAATGGAGTTGGAAAATCTACCAATCTTGCTAAGGTTGCTTATTGGCTTCAGCAGCACAACATTAATGTAATGATGGCTGCCTGTGACACATTCCGATCAGGAGCTGTAGAGCAGCTGCGTACTCATGCACGTAGACTTCAG ATCCCCATATTTGAGAAGGGCTATGAGAAGGATCCTGCTATTGTTGCTAAGGAAGCAATTCAGGAGGCTAATCGTAATGGTTCAGATGTTGTTCTTGTTGATACAGCTGGTCGTATGCAG GATAATGAGCCGCTGATGCGAGCACTTTCCAAGCTTATATATGTCAATAGTCCGGATCTGATCCTTTTTGTTGGTGAGGCACTTGTCGGAAATGATGCTGTTGATCAGTTGTCGAAGTTCAACCAG AAATTAGGCGATCTTTCACCCTCTCCAAATCCAAGGTTGATAGATGGAATTCTGCTTACCAAGTTTGACACCATTGATGATAAG
- the LOC104107502 gene encoding nucleoid-associated protein At4g30620, chloroplastic-like — protein MASTSALSAGISNLHNFSSVSFYNPSPNVNQVGMWTLSRSGCRKVSDNPRPMQIRALFGGKKDDNENNKAGLLGNMQNLYETVKKAQNVVQVEAVRVQKELALAEFDGYCEGELIKVTLSGNQQPIRTEITEAAMELGPEKLSLLITEAYKDAHQKSVLAMKERMSDLAQSLGMPADLGEGFKQ, from the exons ATGGCGTCAACAAGTGCTCTCTCAGCTGGGATTTCAAACCTCCATAACTTCTCCTCAGTCTCCTTCT ACAATCCAAGTCCTAATGTGAATCAAGTTGGCATGTGGACTTTATCAAGATCCGGCTGTCGAAAGGTTTCTGATAATCCCAGACCTATGCAAATACGTGCTCTGTTTGGAGGCAAAAAGGATGACAATGAGAACAATAAG GCAGGTCTTCTGGGCAACATGCAAAACCTATACGAAACGGTGAAGAAGGCACAAAATGTGGTTCAAGTTGAGGCAGTGCGAGTACAAAAAGAGCTCGCTTT AGCAGAGTTTGATGGTTACTGTGAAGGTGAACTAATCAAG GTAACGCTGTCTGGGAATCAGCAACCTATACGTACCGAAATTACTGAGGCTGCCATGGAACTGGGGCCAGAA AAACTTTCACTTTTAATTACAGAGGCATACAAGGATGCACATCAGAAAAGTGTACTA GCAATGAAGGAAAGAATGAGCGATCTTGCGCAGAGCTTAGGAATGCCAGCAGACCTCGGCGAAGGATTTAAACAGTGA